One window of uncultured Methanoregula sp. genomic DNA carries:
- a CDS encoding 50S ribosomal protein L40e, with the protein MAKFPEAEARLLNVKICMHCNARNAIRATSCRKCGYQNLRPKNKERKA; encoded by the coding sequence ATGGCAAAATTTCCAGAAGCCGAAGCCCGGTTACTCAACGTGAAAATATGCATGCACTGTAATGCACGCAATGCAATCCGTGCAACCAGCTGCCGCAAGTGCGGTTACCAGAACCTGCGGCCCAAGAATAAGGAAAGGAAAGCGTAA
- the rdgB gene encoding RdgB/HAM1 family non-canonical purine NTP pyrophosphatase, whose amino-acid sequence MKIMMVTGNANKAREVAAFFGDLLEVDHVALDLPEHRSEDVGEIAAGKARFAYGELKAPLIVDDTGFSIDALNGFPGPYAAYVLKSIGNAGILKLMEEKTDRTARFTTAIAYADEKGIRVFRGVLDGQITRSPRGAGGFGYDPIFEVGSTTLAEIPMEEKSRMSHRARALTAFHDWFLKEHRTDSRP is encoded by the coding sequence GTGAAGATCATGATGGTGACCGGTAACGCGAACAAAGCCCGCGAGGTAGCGGCCTTTTTCGGAGACCTTCTCGAAGTGGATCATGTTGCGCTGGATCTTCCCGAACACAGATCTGAAGATGTTGGGGAGATTGCAGCGGGAAAGGCCCGGTTCGCATACGGGGAGCTGAAGGCTCCGCTCATCGTGGACGACACGGGTTTTTCCATCGATGCTCTCAATGGTTTTCCCGGCCCGTACGCAGCATACGTCCTCAAATCCATTGGCAATGCCGGTATCCTGAAACTGATGGAGGAAAAGACCGATAGGACAGCCCGGTTCACCACGGCGATTGCCTATGCAGATGAGAAAGGTATCCGGGTGTTTCGGGGGGTTCTGGACGGGCAGATAACCCGGAGTCCCCGGGGAGCCGGCGGCTTTGGTTACGACCCGATCTTCGAAGTCGGGAGTACAACCCTTGCCGAAATTCCCATGGAAGAGAAGAGCAGGATGTCCCACCGGGCCCGGGCGCTGACCGCGTTCCATGACTGGTTCCTGAAGGAGCACAGGACAGATAGCCGCCCGTGA
- a CDS encoding bifunctional N(6)-L-threonylcarbamoyladenine synthase/serine/threonine protein kinase — protein MPVFGQILGIEGTAWNLSAALFDHDLISLASRPYSPAQGGIHPREAAQHHATVMKELIGSVLTEPEKVTGIAFSQGPGLGPCLRTVATAARSLALALDVPLIGVNHCIAHVEIGCFATGCKDPIVLYASGANTQVIGYLNGRYRIFGETLDIGIGNALDKFARAKNFPHPGGPLIEVKAKDGRYIELPYTVKGMDLAFSGLISAAKDSRAPLPDICYSLQETAFAMCVEVTERALSLSGKEEVLLVGGVGANRRLQEMLRIMCEDRGARFFVPEQKYLGDNGAMIAYTGKLMLESGTTLPVESSQINPSFRSDEVEVTWKRNPVRESPGAPGGDNNTQKRGAEAVITFGPAVVEKRRVAKRYRVPALDRRLITERTRAEARLIHAARKGGVPTPVMNDVTADCLVMEWIRGTLLTEDLTEENLRKAGAAVGKLHMAGIMHGDLTTSNLILREGDGACVLIDFGLSQVTQEIEQRGVDIHVIYQTLESTAPGRCAVLKAAFEAGYGESFSGAAEVVAREHEIELRGRYL, from the coding sequence ATGCCTGTTTTTGGGCAGATACTCGGGATTGAGGGCACTGCCTGGAATCTCAGTGCCGCTCTTTTTGATCACGATCTAATTTCTCTTGCATCGCGGCCCTATAGCCCTGCACAGGGAGGTATCCACCCCCGCGAAGCTGCGCAGCACCATGCCACCGTAATGAAAGAGCTTATCGGATCGGTACTTACCGAACCGGAAAAAGTGACCGGCATAGCATTCTCTCAGGGACCGGGTCTCGGGCCCTGCCTTCGTACGGTTGCTACAGCTGCCCGTTCCCTTGCCCTCGCACTGGATGTTCCGCTTATCGGTGTCAACCACTGTATTGCCCATGTTGAGATCGGGTGTTTTGCCACCGGCTGCAAAGACCCCATTGTACTCTATGCAAGCGGGGCAAACACCCAGGTTATCGGATACCTGAACGGGCGATACCGTATCTTTGGCGAAACGCTCGATATCGGGATCGGTAATGCGCTGGACAAGTTTGCCCGGGCCAAAAATTTTCCTCACCCCGGGGGCCCACTCATAGAAGTGAAGGCAAAAGACGGCCGGTATATCGAACTCCCCTACACCGTAAAAGGCATGGACCTTGCATTCTCAGGCCTTATCTCGGCAGCAAAGGACAGCCGGGCACCTCTTCCTGACATCTGTTACAGCCTCCAGGAAACTGCCTTTGCCATGTGCGTGGAAGTGACCGAACGGGCGCTCTCGCTTTCGGGCAAGGAGGAGGTTCTCCTTGTCGGGGGTGTCGGGGCAAACAGGCGCCTGCAGGAAATGCTCCGGATCATGTGCGAAGATCGCGGGGCGCGGTTCTTTGTGCCCGAACAGAAATATCTCGGCGACAATGGGGCCATGATTGCCTATACGGGAAAACTGATGCTGGAGAGCGGGACGACACTCCCTGTCGAATCGTCGCAGATCAACCCGTCGTTCCGATCGGACGAGGTGGAAGTGACCTGGAAGCGCAACCCGGTCAGGGAATCCCCCGGAGCCCCGGGGGGAGACAACAATACACAGAAGCGCGGGGCTGAAGCAGTGATCACCTTCGGCCCTGCTGTTGTCGAGAAACGCAGGGTCGCGAAACGATACAGGGTACCAGCGCTCGACCGGCGCCTGATCACCGAGCGGACCCGGGCTGAAGCACGCCTCATCCATGCAGCGCGCAAAGGTGGGGTTCCAACACCCGTTATGAACGATGTCACAGCAGATTGTCTCGTGATGGAATGGATCCGGGGTACCCTGCTCACAGAGGATCTCACGGAAGAAAACCTCCGGAAGGCAGGAGCGGCCGTGGGAAAACTGCATATGGCGGGGATCATGCACGGGGATCTCACCACGAGCAACCTGATCCTGCGCGAAGGAGACGGCGCCTGTGTGCTGATAGATTTCGGGCTTTCCCAGGTCACCCAGGAGATCGAACAGCGCGGGGTCGATATCCATGTCATCTACCAGACCCTTGAGAGCACCGCCCCGGGCCGGTGCGCCGTTCTCAAGGCTGCATTCGAAGCAGGGTACGGGGAATCGTTCAGCGGGGCTGCCGAGGTTGTTGCCCGTGAACACGAGATCGAACTCCGGGGGCGGTACCTGTGA
- a CDS encoding 30S ribosomal protein S27ae, with translation MAAAAKKGAKAKGPQRGAYFKVEGATVTTTKKYCPRCGPGVMMADHKDRATCGKCGYTEFRK, from the coding sequence ATGGCAGCAGCAGCGAAGAAAGGCGCAAAGGCCAAAGGACCCCAGAGAGGCGCGTACTTCAAGGTTGAAGGCGCAACGGTCACCACCACAAAGAAATACTGCCCGCGCTGCGGACCCGGTGTCATGATGGCGGACCACAAGGACCGGGCCACCTGCGGCAAATGCGGATACACTGAATTCAGAAAATAA
- a CDS encoding 30S ribosomal protein S24e, with protein MDFEITSDKRNELLSRKEVQFTLKYDGATPSRMQIIGKLCALLNVKEHQVTLDTLHSSFGKTQLTGAARIYDSEESRNKTERPHLAARGMPKPKEEA; from the coding sequence ATGGACTTTGAGATCACCAGCGATAAAAGAAATGAACTTTTATCCAGAAAAGAGGTTCAATTTACCCTCAAATACGACGGTGCAACCCCCTCCCGTATGCAGATCATCGGAAAACTCTGCGCCCTCCTGAATGTAAAGGAGCACCAGGTTACCCTTGACACCCTGCACAGCAGCTTTGGCAAGACACAGCTCACCGGTGCGGCACGCATCTATGATTCGGAAGAGAGCAGGAACAAGACCGAACGCCCGCACCTTGCAGCGCGCGGTATGCCCAAACCCAAAGAAGAGGCATAA
- a CDS encoding GTP-dependent dephospho-CoA kinase family protein, protein MLSLPEEHRRLFKEPFGELHRELREILPRLNGRMVCAVGDVVTHNLQKNGIVPDVAVVDGYTMRFPCSRMPNVTGACISVKNPAGTLTNELIAALDQAVANPPTTIVVEGEEDLAVIPMVIAAPIGAVVLYGQPQEGVVFRTVTPEAKETAQQFLKHFIHT, encoded by the coding sequence ATGCTTTCGCTTCCCGAAGAGCACCGCAGGCTCTTCAAGGAGCCATTTGGTGAGCTCCACCGCGAGCTTAGGGAGATCCTGCCCCGCCTCAACGGTCGCATGGTCTGTGCGGTCGGGGATGTTGTCACGCACAACCTCCAGAAAAACGGGATCGTTCCCGATGTAGCAGTTGTCGATGGCTATACAATGAGGTTCCCGTGCAGCAGGATGCCGAATGTCACCGGTGCCTGTATCTCCGTTAAGAACCCAGCAGGTACTCTGACGAACGAGCTGATCGCGGCACTCGACCAGGCAGTAGCCAACCCACCAACAACCATCGTTGTGGAGGGGGAAGAAGACCTTGCGGTCATTCCGATGGTGATTGCAGCCCCCATAGGCGCAGTTGTTCTCTACGGTCAGCCGCAGGAGGGAGTTGTCTTCAGAACTGTGACACCAGAAGCCAAAGAAACCGCTCAACAATTTCTCAAGCACTTCATCCATACATAA
- the spt4 gene encoding transcription elongation factor subunit Spt4, translating to MPPANKKKQGKVCRDCHRVVDGENCVVCGTTNLSEDWSGYLVIIDPENSEVAKRMNIKLPGRYALKVR from the coding sequence ATGCCCCCGGCGAATAAGAAGAAACAGGGAAAAGTCTGCCGCGACTGCCACCGGGTAGTTGACGGCGAGAACTGTGTAGTCTGTGGTACAACAAATCTCAGCGAAGACTGGTCCGGATACCTCGTCATCATCGATCCGGAAAACTCGGAAGTGGCAAAACGGATGAACATCAAGCTTCCGGGCCGCTACGCGCTGAAGGTTCGTTGA
- a CDS encoding DNA-directed RNA polymerase: MYHKLLLEDKVRVPPQRLGEKLEKVILEVLQEQLEGSIDKEIGIFICVTKVLDVGEGELVPGDGGVYYDVRFEAMALRLALQEVIEGLVVETTSFGAFVSLGPIDAMLHVSQISDEYINYDEKNARLICQESKRYIGVGDVVRVRVVTLSLNEREPRDSKIGLTMRQAGLGTALWLEEEIAKEKEKAGQPAGATTGKAPEKTKGKRKENAPGE, encoded by the coding sequence ATGTATCACAAACTATTGCTTGAGGATAAGGTGCGGGTGCCCCCCCAGCGCCTTGGTGAGAAACTTGAAAAAGTGATTCTCGAGGTACTGCAGGAGCAGCTCGAGGGCAGCATCGATAAGGAAATCGGGATCTTCATCTGTGTTACAAAAGTACTGGATGTTGGCGAGGGAGAACTCGTTCCCGGTGACGGCGGCGTCTACTATGATGTCCGGTTCGAGGCAATGGCACTCAGGCTTGCCCTGCAGGAAGTCATCGAAGGCTTGGTTGTTGAAACCACCAGTTTCGGCGCTTTCGTCAGTCTCGGTCCGATTGATGCAATGCTGCACGTAAGCCAGATCTCCGATGAGTACATCAACTACGATGAGAAGAACGCCCGGCTCATATGCCAGGAGTCAAAGCGGTATATCGGTGTCGGGGATGTTGTCCGCGTCCGCGTAGTTACCCTCTCATTAAACGAACGCGAGCCGCGCGACAGTAAGATCGGTCTCACCATGCGCCAGGCAGGTCTGGGCACAGCACTGTGGCTTGAAGAAGAGATCGCAAAGGAGAAAGAAAAAGCAGGCCAACCAGCCGGCGCGACAACAGGAAAAGCACCGGAAAAGACAAAGGGAAAGAGGAAGGAGAATGCCCCCGGCGAATAA
- a CDS encoding nucleotide-binding protein, which yields MKVLLDANALMMPAQFQIDIFDELRMLLGSFEPVVLSGVLQELTGLSRAKGRDGAAARCGLAFSEKCTVVPSGELESGSVDAQVIEYATRNSCLVVTNDRRVREALFARGIGVISLRKQKKLEILRR from the coding sequence GTGAAGGTACTTCTGGACGCCAACGCATTGATGATGCCGGCGCAGTTCCAGATAGATATCTTCGATGAGCTCCGTATGCTCCTTGGTTCGTTTGAGCCAGTGGTGCTCTCGGGCGTCCTGCAGGAGCTTACCGGGCTCTCACGGGCAAAGGGGCGGGACGGGGCTGCGGCCCGCTGCGGTCTTGCCTTCAGTGAAAAGTGCACCGTTGTTCCGAGCGGTGAACTGGAGTCTGGATCGGTCGATGCACAGGTAATCGAATACGCGACCCGGAACTCCTGCCTGGTAGTCACGAATGACCGGCGCGTGAGAGAAGCACTCTTTGCCCGCGGCATTGGTGTAATTTCATTAAGAAAACAGAAAAAACTGGAGATATTGCGGAGGTAA